One Roseimaritima multifibrata DNA window includes the following coding sequences:
- a CDS encoding TetR/AcrR family transcriptional regulator: MPWEKSFEESDVVEQAMRVFWQKGYNATSISDITAATGIKRGSLYNAFNGKEDLFLRSLMKYDQEHRKILLDQVDAIDDPREAIASLFDGIVDDSLSDLDKKGCLLVNTSLDYSLADEDVQKVVADAFQELTRFFEKQIKRGQQRGDIPSTLSARSTARTLLSLLIGIRVLGRGLYGKTALRQIAEQAKRLIS; this comes from the coding sequence ATGCCCTGGGAAAAATCGTTTGAAGAATCGGATGTGGTCGAACAGGCGATGCGGGTTTTCTGGCAGAAGGGATATAACGCGACGTCGATCTCCGATATCACGGCTGCGACCGGGATCAAACGGGGGAGTCTTTACAACGCGTTTAACGGAAAAGAGGACCTCTTCTTGCGGTCGCTGATGAAGTACGACCAAGAACACCGCAAGATTCTGCTTGACCAAGTGGACGCAATCGATGATCCCCGCGAGGCGATTGCTTCGCTTTTTGATGGGATTGTCGATGACAGCCTAAGCGATCTGGATAAGAAGGGATGCTTGTTGGTCAATACCTCCCTCGATTATTCGCTCGCCGATGAAGACGTGCAGAAAGTGGTTGCGGATGCGTTTCAGGAGCTAACAAGGTTCTTTGAAAAACAGATCAAACGTGGGCAGCAGCGTGGTGATATTCCCAGCACCCTCTCGGCCCGGTCGACGGCACGAACTTTGCTCTCGTTACTCATCGGTATTCGAGTCCTGGGCCGTGGGCTGTACGGTAAAACAGCATTGCGGCAGATTGCCGAACAAGCAAAACGGCTGATTTCCTAA